A genome region from Panthera leo isolate Ple1 chromosome A2, P.leo_Ple1_pat1.1, whole genome shotgun sequence includes the following:
- the CRYGN gene encoding gamma-crystallin N, whose protein sequence is MAQCSGKITFYEGKHFTGRKLEVYGDCDNFQDRGFMNRVNSIRVESGAWVCYDHPDFRGQQFILEHGNYPDFLCWNGHNDHMGSCRPVGMHGENFRMEIFEGCNFTGQCLEFQDDCPFLQSRGWAKNCVNAVKVYGDGAWVLYEEPNYHGRMYLVERGDFRNYSDWEAHSSRVQSVRRVVNFF, encoded by the exons ATGGCGCAGTGCTCCGGCAAG ATCACCTTCTATGAAGGCAAGCACTTCACGGGACGGAAACTCGAGGTCTATGGGGACTGTGACAACTTCCAGGACCGAGGCTTTATGAACCGGGTGAACTCCATCCGCGTGGAGAGCGGAGCCTGGGTCTGCTACGATCACCCCGACTTCCGGGGCCAACAGTTCATCCTGGAGCACGGCAACTACCCTGACTTCCTGTGCTGGAACGGCCACAACGACCACATGGGGTCCTGCCGGCCCGTGGGGATG CATGGGGAGAATTTCCGCATGGAGATCTTCGAGGGTTGCAACTTCACCGGCCAGTGCCTGGAGTTTCAGGACGACTGTCCCTTCCTGCAGAGCCGGGGCTGGGCCAAGAACTGTGTCAACGCCGTCAAGGTGTATGGGGACGGCGC GTGGGTCCTGTACGAGGAGCCCAACTACCACGGCCGCATGTACCTGGTGGAGCGGGGTGACTTCCGCAACTACTCGGACTGGGAGGCCCACAGCTCTCGCGTCCAGTCGGTCCGCAGGGTGGTCAACTTCTTCTAG